A region from the Dermacentor andersoni chromosome 11, qqDerAnde1_hic_scaffold, whole genome shotgun sequence genome encodes:
- the Prp5 gene encoding probable ATP-dependent RNA helicase DDX46: protein MARDKKRRRSLSRSSSSSPERISRRRRNRSRSRDRRRRSIERHRRSRSRDRRRSRERYRRSRSRGRRTYSRSRSRSYSRSRSRDRRSKSHDGKRSRSHDRDDNKSEQTTSATSALAAAAAAAAAVAGAIAAAENTTLDKNAQQQQLDLEMQKRRERIEKWRQARKKTEEAVAATLILALPGKKWSLEDDEEDDTGPPPPIKDDPDDEPSLPSLKKKVDPDEGDADSKAEAVEVKKEAEQAKQEEEEEDDGIDPLDAYMMGIQNEVKQLKDKALKTDGTTAPSAPEKANNKVTVIMGVAKKKEDKKKGELMEQNVDALEYSSEEETEDLQTTMNNLQAGKSKKPVSVSIEDISYAPFRKNFYIEVPEQAKMTQGEVETLRAELEGIKVRGKGCPKPIRNWAQCGVSKKVLELLKKHGFEKPTPIQAQAIPAVMSGRDIIGIAKTGSGKTLAFLLPMFRHILDQAPLEDDDGPIAVIMTPTRELAMQITKDCKKFTKSLGLRVVCVYGGTGISEQIADLKRGAEIIVCTPGRMIDMLAANNGRVTNFRRTTYVVLDEADRMFDMGFEPQVMRIIDSIRPDRQTVMFSATFPRQMEALARRILIKPIEILVGGRSVVCKDVEQHVVILNQDDKFFKLLELLGLYQDKGSAIVFVDKQEHADILLKDLMKASHNAMALHGGIDQFDRDSTIVDFKAGKVGVLIATSVAARGLDVKHLILVVNFDCPNHYEDYVHRCGRTGRAGNKGYAYTFITEDQGRYCADVIKALELSGNPIPEDLQKLFDEYKARQEAEGKKVRGGSGFSGKGFKFDEAESHLKTEKKKFQRAALGMQDSDDEDAEGDIDREIESMLAPKKRIKELLPGPSVTGQAVPAQAVPGVPGTVPGVAVPLGAATATAAPSGTVSEKLEMARMLACRINMTRTFSAPSTPAPEVMMTAQSATEAMMRGQYVPELPTPVISAKTLAEQRAEKLHAKLNYQPKVIEEEPPEPPPQKERFQKYEEELEINDFPQQARWKVTSKEAMAQISEYSEAGITVRGTYYPPGKEAKGGDRKLYLAIESTSELAVSKARAEIIRLIKEEMVKMQHSYQPINRGRYKVL, encoded by the coding sequence ATGGCGCGCGAcaagaagagacggcgatcgctcTCTCGGAGTTCGTCCAGTTCTCCCGAGAGGATCAGCCGACGGCGCCGAAACCGATCCCGAAGCCGTGACCGACGGCGCCGGAGCATCGAGCGGCACCGACGCTCCCGGTCGCGCGACCGCCGTCGGTCAAGGGAGAGGTACCGTCGATCCCGTTCGCGCGGCCGACGGACCTACTCGCGTTCCCGTTCGCGGTCGTACTCGAGGTCGCGCTCCCGTGACCGCCGTTCCAAGAGTCATGACGGCAAGCGCTCGCGTAGCCACGACCGCGACGACAATAAGAGCGAGCAGACGACGTCCGCCACGAGTGCCCTAGCCGCCGCTGCAGCGgcggccgccgccgtcgccggagCCATCGCCGCTGCCGAAAACACCACCTTAGATAAGAacgcgcagcagcagcaactcGACCTGGAAATGCAAAAGCGGCGCGAGCGCATCGAAAAGTGGCGTCAGGCGCGCAAGAAGACTGAAGAGGCGGTCGCCGCGACTTTGATCCTAGCCTTGCCTGGAAAGAAGTGGAGCCTcgaagacgacgaagaggacGACACAGGACCGCCTCCGCCCATCAAGGACGACCCAGACGACGAACCCAGCCTTCCGTCGCTGAAGAAAAAGGTGGATCCTGACGAAGGCGACGCCGATTCTAAGGCCGAGGCTGTTGAGGTCAAGAAAGAAGCTGAGCAGGCCAagcaggaggaagaggaggaggacgacGGCATCGACCCGTTGGACGCGTACATGATGGGAATTCAGAACGAGGTGAAGCAGCTGAAAGACAAGGCGCTCAAGACGGATGGCACCACGGCCCCGTCCGCGCCCGAGAAGGCTAACAACAAGGTTACGGTAATCATGGGCGTTGCCAAGAAGAAAGAGGACAAGAAGAAAGGCGAGCTCATGGAACAGAACGTTGACGCCTTGGAGTATTCGTCTGAAGAGGAGACAGAAGACCTGCAGACGACTATGAACAACCTGCAGGCTGGCAAGTCAAAGAAACCGGTTTCGGTCTCTATAGAGGACATCTCGTACGCACCATTCCGTAAGAATTTTTACATTGAGGTGCCCGAGCAAGCAAAGATGACGCAGGGTGAAGTGGAGACACTGCGTGCCGAGCTGGAGGGCATCAAGGTACGTGGCAAGGGATGCCCCAAGCCCATCCGTAACTGGGCCCAGTGTGGGGTCAGCAAGAAAGTGCTGGAACTGCTGAAGAAGCACGGGTTCGAGAAGCCCACTCCCATTCAAGCGCAGGCCATACCTGCTGTGATGTCCGGCAGGGACATAATCGGCATCGCAAAGACTGGGTCGGGCAAGACACTCGCATTCCTTCTGCCCATGTTCCGACACATCTTGGATCAGGCGCCGTTGGAAGATGACGATGGCCCCATTGCCGTCATCATGACTCCGACTCGAGAGCTTGCCATGCAGATCACCAAGGATTGTAAAAAGTTCACAAAGTCGCTTGGCCTTCGTGTCGTTTGTGTGTATGGTGGCACAGGCATTTCCGAACAGATTGCGGACCTAAAACGTGGGGCAGAGATCATTGTCTGCACCCCAGGGCGCATGATTGATATGCTGGCTGCCAACAATGGTAGGGTGACCAACTTCCGTAGGACCACTTATGTAGTCTTGGATGAAGCCGACCGCATGTTTGACATGGGTTTCGAGCCTCAGGTGATGCGCATCATTGACTCTATACGTCCCGACCGGCAGACTGTCATGTTTTCCGCTACCTTTCCGCGGCAGATGGAGGCTCTTGCTAGGCGTATCTTAATCAAACCTATTGAAATCCTGGTAGGTGGAAGGAGTGTTGTGTGCAAAGATGTGGAACAGCATGTTGTCATTCTCAACCAAGACGACAAGTTCTTTAAACTTCTGGAACTTCTGGGTCTGTACCAGGATAAAGGCAGTGCCATTGTGTTTGTCGACAAGCAGGAGCATGCGGACATTCTCTTGAAGGATCTTATGAAGGCCTCACACAATGCCATGGCTCTCCATGGTGGAATTGACCAGTTTGATCGTGACTCTACAATTGTTGACTTCAAGGCAGGTAAAGTTGGCGTCCTCATAGCCACGTCAGTGGCGGCGAGAGGGTTGGATGTGAAGCACCTCATTCTCGTTGTCAACTTCGATTGCCCAAACCACTATGAAGATTATGTGCACCGCTGTGGTCGGACAGGACGTGCTGGAAACAAGGGGTACGCTTACACTTTCATCACAGAAGATCAGGGGCGTTACTGTGCTGATGTCATTAAGGCGCTAGAACTTAGTGGTAACCCCATACCAGAAGATCTGCAGAAACTCTTTGACGAGTACAAAGCAAGACAGGAGGCAGAAGGCAAAAAAGTTAGGGGAGGCAGCGGATTCTCCGGCAAAGGCTTCAAATTTGATGAGGCCGAATCGCATCTCAAGACCGAAAAGAAGAAGTTCCAGAGAGCTGCGCTTGGCATGCAAGACTCCGATGATGAAGACGCTGAAGGTGACATTGACCGCGAGATTGAGTCCATGCTTGCACCCAAGAAGCGCATCAAGGAACTCTTACCTGGTCCCTCTGTTACTGGACAAGCAGTGCCTGCACAGGCTGTGCCAGGTGTCCCCGGTACTGTACCTGGTGTTGCTGTCCCACTGGGCGCGGCCACTGCCACCGCAGCTCCCAGCGGCACCGTCTCCGAGAAGCTGGAGATGGCACGCATGCTGGCGTGTCGCATCAACATGACACGGACTTTCAGTGCGCCTTCCACGCCAGCGCCTGAAGTCATGATGACGGCACAGTCGGCGACCGAGGCCATGATGCGCGGACAGTATGTGCCGGAGCTCCCGACACCAGTGATATCGGCCAAGACGCTTGCGGAACAGCGAGCTGAGAAGCTACACGCCAAGCTCAACTACCAGCCCAAGGTCATCGAGGAAGAACCTCCGGAGCCACCACCACAGAAGGAGCGATTCCAGAAGTACGAGGAGGAGCTGGAGATCAATGACTTCCCCCAGCAAGCGAGGTGGAAGGTCACGTCTAAAGAAGCTATGGCCCAGATTAGCGAGTACTCGGAAGCTGGCATCACGGTACGTGGCACCTACTACCCTCCAGGCAAGGAGGCCAAGGGTGGAGATCGCAAGTTGTACCTCGCCATCGAAAGCACGAGCGAACTTGCTGTCAGCAAAGCACGGGCCGAGATCATCCGACTCATCAAGGAAGAGATGGTCAAAATGCAGCATTCATACCAACCCATCAACAGGGGACGTTACAAGGTGCTGTGA